A genomic stretch from Flavobacterium nitratireducens includes:
- a CDS encoding lmo0937 family membrane protein, with the protein MGNILYLAAVLLVIFWALGFFIYSIGSLIHILLLIAAIAVLMCIIKGKEL; encoded by the coding sequence ATGGGAAACATACTCTATCTCGCCGCAGTATTATTAGTAATATTTTGGGCACTAGGATTTTTTATATACAGCATCGGAAGTTTAATACACATCTTATTATTAATTGCTGCAATCGCAGTCCTGATGTGCATTATAAAAGGAAAAGAACTTTAA